One genomic region from Ovis canadensis isolate MfBH-ARS-UI-01 breed Bighorn chromosome 6, ARS-UI_OviCan_v2, whole genome shotgun sequence encodes:
- the LOC138442853 gene encoding LOW QUALITY PROTEIN: olfactory receptor 4P4-like (The sequence of the model RefSeq protein was modified relative to this genomic sequence to represent the inferred CDS: substituted 2 bases at 2 genomic stop codons), with translation MKNRNNVTVFILLGLSXSKNIEIFCFVLFLFCYIVIWMGNLLIMIYIICSPLIDQPMYFFLNYLSLSDLCYTXMVTPKLMTDLLAERKTISYSNCMTQLFILHFLGAIEIFILTGMVYDLYVAICKPLYYTIVMRRTKCNTIIITCCTGGLIHSASQFLLTIFLPFSGPNEIDHYFCDVYLLLKLACMDTYRIGLLVVVNSGLIALLTLVILMASYFLILHTIRDYPAENCTKALSTCSSHVTVVVLFFVPVFFIYIRPVETFLEDKVFALFYTIIAPIFNPLICTLRNLEMKNAVKKVWYHQFLKKGQ, from the coding sequence atgaaaaacagaaataatgtcACTGTGTTTATTCTTTTGGGACTATCTTAAAGTAAGAACATTGAAATTTTCtgctttgtcttatttttattttgctacatTGTTATTTGGATGGGAAATTTGCTCATAATGATTTATATTATATGCAGTCCTCTTATTGACCAACCTATGTATTTCTTCCTTAATTACCTCTCACTCTCTGACCTTTGCTACACATAGATGGTAACACCCAAACTAATGACTGATTTACTGGCAGAAAGGAAGACCATTTCCTATAGTAACTGTATGACACAGCTTTTTATCCTTCACTTCCTTGGAGCCATCGAGATTTTTATCCTTACAGGGATGGTCTATGACCTTTATGTGGCTATCTGCAAGCCCCTGTACTACACCATTGTTATGAGGAGGACAAAGTGTAACACAATCATCATAACTTGTTGTACTGGGGGACTTATACACTCTGCCAGTCAGTTTCTTCTCACCATCTTTTTACCATTCTCTGGCCCCAATGAGATTGATCACTACTTCTGTGATGTGTATCTTTTGCTGAAATTGGCTTGCATGGATACATACAGGATTGGTCTCCTGGTAGTTGTTAATTCAGGTCTGATTGCATTGTTGACTCTTGTTATTTTGATGGCTTCTTATTTTCTGATATTACACACAATCAGGGATTACCCTGCAGAGAACTGCACCAAAGCTCTTTCCACTTGCAGTTCTCATGTCACTGTTGTGGTCCTGTTCTTTGTGCCTGTCTTCTTCATTTACATTAGACCAGTTGAAACTTTTCTGGAAGACAAAGTGTTTGCTCTTTTCTACACCATCATTGCTCCCATATTCAACCCTCTGATCTGTACACTGAGAAACTTGGAAATGAAGAATGCTGTGAAGAAAGTGTGGTATCATCAATTTCTTAAGAAAGGGCAGTAG